Proteins from a single region of Desulfallas thermosapovorans DSM 6562:
- a CDS encoding glycosyltransferase family 1 protein yields MQKNKPVRILHFFGGMNRGGAETMIMNIYRHIDRDKVQFDFAVHTKEQCHYDNEIKDLGGRIIHLPSPAKVGPRVYGRTLMQVLHKYGPFHGVHSHVHYYSGFIVRTAQKAGLTLRISHSHNTQDGKTDTIKRLIYRQFMRHLILKHSTHLYGCSRAAGQHLFGPDCGSDSRFRVIPNAIELSKFKLGDKHELRDKLLLPVNVPLIGHVGRFHEQKNHKFLIEIFHALLKKLPDAHLVLVGDGPLKTEIETIIHAKGIDNRVHMLGIRDDVPLIMGALDLFLFPSLYEGLPVVLIEAQAAGVPCVVSDVITKEVDMKLGLMEFVGLQSDVDYWVKRVIKCLQLERPRFGERVVELKTAGYDVEQVAKDLEVLYSKF; encoded by the coding sequence ATGCAAAAAAATAAACCTGTTCGTATTCTTCACTTTTTTGGCGGTATGAACCGTGGCGGCGCGGAAACCATGATTATGAATATCTACCGCCATATAGACCGTGATAAAGTACAGTTTGATTTTGCAGTACATACAAAGGAACAATGCCATTATGATAACGAGATTAAAGATTTGGGAGGACGGATAATTCACCTCCCAAGCCCTGCCAAGGTAGGTCCCCGTGTATATGGCCGGACGTTGATGCAGGTGCTGCATAAATACGGGCCTTTTCACGGTGTACATAGCCATGTACATTACTATAGCGGTTTTATTGTACGTACTGCTCAAAAAGCTGGGTTGACTTTGCGTATTTCCCACAGTCATAACACTCAAGACGGTAAAACTGATACAATAAAAAGACTTATTTACCGCCAGTTTATGCGCCACCTTATTTTAAAACATTCCACGCACCTGTATGGTTGTTCCCGTGCAGCAGGACAGCATTTATTCGGTCCCGATTGTGGAAGTGATTCCCGGTTTAGAGTGATACCTAATGCTATAGAGCTGTCCAAATTTAAATTAGGGGATAAACATGAACTAAGAGACAAGCTCTTGTTGCCGGTAAACGTGCCTCTAATTGGGCATGTGGGTAGGTTTCATGAACAGAAAAACCATAAATTTTTAATTGAGATTTTTCATGCCCTTTTAAAAAAATTACCCGATGCTCACTTGGTGCTTGTGGGTGATGGCCCGTTAAAAACCGAAATTGAAACAATTATTCATGCCAAGGGTATTGATAACCGTGTCCATATGCTGGGAATAAGAGATGACGTTCCGCTTATTATGGGCGCTTTGGATCTTTTTCTCTTTCCGTCCCTTTATGAAGGGCTACCGGTTGTTTTAATAGAGGCCCAAGCAGCAGGGGTTCCTTGTGTTGTTTCAGATGTGATTACCAAGGAAGTTGATATGAAGCTGGGTTTGATGGAGTTTGTTGGGTTGCAAAGTGATGTTGATTATTGGGTAAAGCGGGTTATAAAATGCTTGCAATTAGAACGCCCTCGATTTGGGGAAAGAGTGGTTGAATTAAAAACAGCCGGTTATGATGTCGAACAAGTGGCTAAAGATTTAGAAGTCCTATATAGTAAGTTTTAG
- a CDS encoding DUF262 domain-containing protein: MSADIEGKQFPLKEVFSDWFAFSIPYYQRPYAWTTEQAGELFDDLVAALGESDEPVRELDPYFLGSIVLIKGKDPEAQVVDGQQRLITFTILLSVLRELTADTKVAGDLERFLVEKGSSLLDTPDRYRLTVRARDQYFFEKYIQSRGGIEELKQLNGSLTDSQINFRDNALLFRSRLQELPEAKRQRLAQYVLHRCFLVVVWTPDIDSAYRIFSVLNDRGMDLSHADILKAEIIGQIPEGQQAEYARKWEEAEEQLGREAFKDLFAYIRMIYRKTKPRATVLKEFREAVCATEEPRQLVDRVLLPMADAYNDILYANYSSPALAGEVNRYLGWLGRIDNTDWIPPAILFLVRNNNQPEKLVHFFRDLERLAAGMMITRTYINQRIDRYGALLKAIEAGEDLYTDTSPLQLTAEERRLVIEALDGDIYRQVKVRLLVLLRLDAALSSGEAVYNYRVISVEHVLPQNPPQGSKWLEWFPAEGDRDQWTHRLGNLVLLSRSKNSQARNFEFERKKNEYFARKGTSPFALTTQVLMEEEWTQDVVKQRQQKLLDTLKQVWRL, from the coding sequence ATGTCTGCGGATATCGAAGGGAAACAGTTTCCCCTTAAAGAAGTATTCAGCGATTGGTTTGCTTTTTCCATACCTTACTACCAACGCCCCTACGCCTGGACTACTGAACAAGCCGGGGAGTTATTCGATGATCTAGTGGCTGCTTTGGGTGAAAGTGATGAACCTGTGCGAGAGCTGGATCCATACTTTTTGGGCAGTATTGTGCTCATCAAGGGGAAAGATCCTGAAGCCCAGGTTGTGGATGGCCAGCAGAGGCTTATAACTTTTACAATCTTATTGTCGGTATTGCGTGAACTGACGGCCGATACAAAGGTTGCCGGTGACCTGGAAAGGTTTCTGGTGGAAAAGGGCAGCTCTTTGCTGGATACGCCGGATCGTTATCGCTTGACGGTGCGCGCCCGGGACCAATATTTTTTTGAAAAATACATTCAATCCCGTGGCGGTATCGAAGAGTTGAAACAATTGAATGGTTCCCTTACGGACAGCCAGATTAATTTCAGGGACAACGCATTATTATTCCGTTCGCGTTTGCAAGAACTACCGGAGGCGAAACGGCAGCGACTGGCTCAGTATGTGTTACATAGATGTTTTCTGGTGGTGGTTTGGACGCCGGATATAGACTCGGCTTACCGGATTTTTTCTGTTTTAAACGACCGGGGTATGGATCTGTCCCATGCAGATATCCTCAAAGCCGAGATTATCGGTCAGATTCCCGAGGGGCAGCAAGCGGAATATGCCCGTAAATGGGAGGAAGCTGAGGAACAACTGGGGCGGGAGGCTTTTAAGGACCTTTTTGCCTACATCCGAATGATTTACCGTAAAACAAAGCCTCGGGCTACCGTTCTTAAAGAGTTTCGGGAAGCGGTGTGCGCGACTGAGGAACCACGGCAGTTGGTGGACCGGGTTCTTTTACCGATGGCTGATGCTTATAATGATATTTTATACGCTAATTATTCCAGCCCGGCCTTGGCCGGCGAGGTAAACAGGTATCTCGGTTGGCTCGGGCGCATCGATAATACAGACTGGATACCACCGGCTATCTTGTTCCTGGTTCGGAATAACAACCAGCCGGAAAAATTGGTTCATTTTTTCCGCGATTTGGAGCGCCTGGCGGCTGGAATGATGATTACCAGGACCTATATAAACCAGCGCATTGATCGTTACGGAGCGTTGCTAAAGGCCATAGAGGCAGGGGAAGATCTATACACGGATACTTCTCCGCTGCAACTGACTGCTGAAGAACGACGTTTGGTTATCGAAGCCCTTGACGGGGATATCTACCGTCAAGTTAAAGTTCGCCTGCTGGTTCTACTGCGCTTGGACGCCGCGTTATCCAGTGGGGAAGCTGTTTATAATTACCGGGTAATTTCAGTGGAGCACGTGTTGCCCCAAAACCCGCCGCAGGGTAGCAAGTGGCTGGAGTGGTTTCCTGCCGAAGGCGACCGGGATCAGTGGACACACCGGTTGGGGAACCTGGTTTTGTTATCCCGCAGCAAGAATAGCCAGGCGCGCAATTTTGAGTTTGAGCGTAAGAAAAATGAATATTTTGCACGAAAAGGGACTTCACCCTTTGCGTTGACTACCCAGGTGTTGATGGAAGAAGAGTGGACGCAGGATGTGGTTAAGCAGCGGCAGCAGAAGCTTTTAGATACGTTGAAGCAGGTTTGGCGGTTGTAA
- a CDS encoding NAD-dependent epimerase/dehydratase family protein, which translates to MSRYQQLQLSLLENRKTWLITGVAGFIGSNLMEKLLQLNQEVIGLDNFSTGHKHNIDAVLNNVTGEQASRFKLIEGDIRELEICKTCCENADVVLHQAALGSVPRSINDPIATNQNNIDGFLNILVAARDAGVQRFVYAASSSTYGDHPDLPKVENRIGQPLSPYAVTKYVNELYARVFGQIYNMQCIGLRYFNVFGRRQDPNGAYAAVIPKWIAGLFRSEPVYINGDGETSRDFCYIDNAVQANLLAASVKDEKAVGQVYNVAFGDRTTLNQLFYMIRDLVSEMQPEAANIKPVYRDFRPGDVRHSQADISKAKQLLGYEPAYAVFDGLRETVTWFKDNVI; encoded by the coding sequence TTGAGTAGATATCAACAACTTCAACTAAGCTTGTTGGAAAATCGTAAAACTTGGCTGATAACTGGTGTGGCTGGTTTCATAGGTTCTAACTTGATGGAAAAGCTATTGCAGCTCAATCAAGAGGTAATAGGTCTTGATAATTTTTCCACCGGGCATAAACACAATATTGATGCTGTCCTAAACAACGTTACTGGCGAACAGGCATCCAGGTTTAAGCTTATCGAAGGGGATATTAGGGAACTGGAAATCTGTAAAACATGCTGCGAAAATGCGGATGTCGTTTTACACCAAGCTGCTTTGGGTTCTGTTCCGCGTTCTATAAATGATCCCATTGCCACCAATCAAAACAACATTGATGGTTTTCTAAATATACTTGTAGCAGCAAGGGATGCCGGAGTGCAGCGTTTCGTATACGCTGCTTCCAGTTCTACATATGGCGATCACCCCGATTTGCCTAAAGTGGAAAATAGAATTGGACAACCCCTTTCGCCTTACGCCGTAACTAAATATGTAAATGAATTATATGCTAGGGTATTTGGTCAAATATATAACATGCAATGTATCGGTCTTCGTTATTTCAATGTTTTTGGCCGCAGGCAGGATCCAAACGGGGCTTATGCGGCGGTCATTCCTAAATGGATTGCCGGTCTTTTTAGGAGCGAGCCGGTTTATATTAATGGAGACGGTGAAACCAGCCGGGATTTTTGTTATATAGATAATGCCGTCCAGGCCAATTTATTGGCCGCTAGCGTAAAGGATGAAAAAGCAGTTGGGCAAGTGTACAATGTTGCCTTTGGTGACCGTACAACGTTGAACCAGTTATTCTATATGATTCGTGACTTGGTTAGCGAAATGCAACCAGAGGCTGCCAATATAAAACCTGTTTACCGGGATTTCCGGCCTGGGGACGTGCGACATTCTCAGGCAGATATAAGCAAGGCGAAACAACTTTTGGGCTATGAACCAGCTTATGCGGTTTTTGACGGGCTACGGGAAACGGTAACTTGGTTTAAGGACAATGTAATTTAG
- a CDS encoding sugar transferase: protein MRMYTIKRTMDFLISLIGLIVIFPILAIVAILIRLNMGTPVIFRQVRPGLHGKPFTMYKFRTMKDERDGQGNPLPDEQRLTRLGRFLRATSLDELPELWNVLKGDMSLVGPRPLLMEYLDRYTPEQARRHEVKPGITGWAQVNGRNAVSWEERFKLDIWYVDNWGLRMDIKILWLTLLKTIKREGISAQGHATMPEFKGQEQRQYGA from the coding sequence ATGCGTATGTATACAATTAAAAGAACAATGGATTTTTTGATTTCCTTAATTGGTTTGATTGTTATATTTCCCATCCTGGCTATAGTGGCTATCCTAATTCGTTTGAATATGGGAACCCCTGTAATTTTCCGGCAGGTGCGCCCCGGTTTGCATGGCAAACCCTTTACCATGTATAAATTTAGAACCATGAAAGACGAGCGTGACGGGCAGGGTAACCCATTGCCGGATGAGCAGCGCTTAACTCGTTTGGGGCGTTTTTTACGTGCCACCAGTTTGGACGAGCTGCCGGAGTTGTGGAACGTGTTAAAGGGGGATATGAGCCTTGTGGGGCCGCGACCTCTATTAATGGAGTACCTCGATCGGTATACACCGGAGCAGGCCCGCCGCCACGAGGTAAAACCCGGAATAACCGGGTGGGCGCAGGTTAACGGGCGTAATGCTGTTAGCTGGGAAGAACGATTTAAACTGGATATTTGGTATGTGGATAATTGGGGGTTACGGATGGATATAAAGATACTATGGCTTACATTATTAAAAACGATTAAACGCGAAGGAATAAGTGCCCAGGGGCATGCTACCATGCCGGAATTTAAAGGGCAAGAGCAGCGTCAATATGGGGCTTGA
- a CDS encoding lipopolysaccharide biosynthesis protein: MISNDKQIKPMSLRRNFSWTFTGNVIYAACQWGMLMAMAKLGTPVVVGQYTLGLAVTAPVFMLTNLQLRGVQATDAKDEHSFGEYLGLRISGSAVALAIILLIIWFGGYRGETAVVIMLLGLAKFIESVSDICFGLAQKHEQMQLIAKSHIVKGILSLVVLVIILIVTGSITLSIVGLIISWFLVLVLYDWVNTRNFSEPQPVFSGEKLWPLARLSLPLGAVMALISLNSNIPRYFIEHELSIEALGYFSAMAYLIVAGNTVVSALGQSASPRLAKYFAFANMKAYRRLLLKLALLGAGLGIMGLGVSVTFGREILALLYTPEYAEYAGIFNLIIVSAGIGYVASFLGYGLTAARFFKIQPAIFCIVTLVSLSSCAILIPIAGLKGAAYALIITSLVQLLVSLLAIVYKMHFIPAKR, from the coding sequence ATGATATCAAATGATAAACAAATTAAACCTATGTCCCTGCGCCGAAACTTCTCCTGGACGTTTACGGGTAACGTTATTTATGCCGCCTGCCAGTGGGGTATGTTAATGGCGATGGCAAAACTAGGCACTCCCGTCGTGGTGGGGCAATATACGCTGGGCTTAGCTGTAACGGCACCTGTGTTTATGTTGACTAATTTGCAGTTAAGGGGCGTTCAAGCCACGGATGCCAAAGATGAACATTCCTTTGGTGAATATTTGGGGCTGCGAATTTCCGGCAGCGCTGTTGCCCTAGCCATAATTTTATTAATTATTTGGTTCGGTGGTTACCGTGGGGAAACAGCGGTTGTTATTATGTTGCTTGGTTTAGCCAAATTTATTGAATCCGTTAGCGATATTTGTTTTGGCTTGGCTCAAAAACACGAACAAATGCAATTGATTGCTAAGTCACATATTGTTAAAGGAATTCTGTCGCTGGTTGTTTTGGTTATTATACTTATAGTCACAGGTAGCATTACATTAAGTATTGTAGGTTTAATCATTAGCTGGTTTCTAGTCCTGGTTCTTTATGATTGGGTTAACACTCGTAACTTTAGTGAACCACAGCCGGTCTTTAGTGGTGAAAAGTTATGGCCGTTGGCTCGGCTAAGTTTACCCCTTGGTGCTGTTATGGCTTTAATTTCATTGAACTCAAATATTCCACGTTACTTCATAGAACATGAACTGAGCATTGAAGCATTAGGTTATTTTTCAGCCATGGCTTATTTAATTGTAGCAGGAAATACTGTTGTAAGTGCGCTGGGGCAGTCAGCCAGCCCGCGTTTGGCTAAATATTTTGCCTTTGCCAATATGAAGGCTTACCGGCGGCTGCTGTTAAAGCTAGCCCTTTTAGGTGCTGGGCTGGGTATAATGGGTCTGGGCGTGTCTGTTACCTTTGGCCGAGAAATTCTTGCCTTGCTTTATACGCCGGAGTATGCGGAATATGCCGGTATCTTTAACTTGATTATCGTAAGCGCCGGCATTGGATATGTAGCATCATTTTTAGGCTACGGGTTAACAGCGGCTAGGTTTTTCAAAATCCAGCCAGCTATTTTTTGCATAGTAACTTTAGTTAGTTTATCCTCATGTGCCATATTAATTCCCATTGCCGGACTTAAAGGCGCGGCTTATGCTTTAATTATTACTTCACTGGTGCAGTTATTGGTTAGTTTGTTAGCAATAGTTTATAAAATGCATTTTATACCGGCAAAACGATAG
- a CDS encoding acetyltransferase: MKKLVIIGAGGFAREVAWLVEDINAVNEEWELLGFIDENVANHGKVLNGFPVLGDFDFFYNRRINEPVYTVCAVGNPGSKMNLVKKAVEWGYKFVNLIHPSVMMSRHVEMGVGNIICAGNILTVNISLGSHIIINLNCTIGHDVIMNDYSTLLPGVNVSGNVVLNTGCNIGTNSSIIQGINIGEWSTIGAGAAVVRDIPPRCTAVGVPAKPIK, from the coding sequence TTGAAAAAGCTGGTTATAATCGGCGCCGGTGGTTTTGCCCGGGAAGTTGCCTGGCTCGTTGAGGATATAAATGCTGTAAATGAAGAATGGGAATTGCTCGGTTTTATTGATGAAAATGTTGCCAATCACGGTAAGGTTTTAAACGGTTTTCCCGTATTGGGCGACTTTGATTTTTTTTATAACCGGCGTATCAATGAACCCGTTTATACCGTGTGTGCAGTGGGTAACCCCGGAAGCAAAATGAACCTGGTAAAAAAGGCTGTAGAGTGGGGATATAAGTTTGTGAATTTGATTCACCCTTCTGTGATGATGTCTCGCCATGTGGAAATGGGTGTTGGGAATATAATTTGTGCCGGTAATATTCTAACTGTAAATATTAGCTTAGGGAGCCATATAATTATTAACTTGAATTGTACTATTGGGCATGATGTCATAATGAACGATTATTCAACATTGCTACCAGGTGTAAATGTTTCCGGGAATGTTGTTTTAAATACAGGATGTAATATTGGTACTAATTCCTCAATAATCCAAGGAATTAACATCGGTGAGTGGTCCACAATTGGCGCCGGTGCAGCAGTGGTTCGGGATATACCGCCCCGTTGCACTGCGGTGGGCGTTCCGGCCAAACCGATTAAATAG
- a CDS encoding glycosyltransferase family 4 protein, which translates to MIRRPKVIHIVTAASSVGLMRGQLAYLREAGFDVYVISSPGEKLQIAKNREKVNVYAVPMEREISPLKDFVALWRLFLLMRRIKPVIVNVGTPKAGLLGGIAAYLARVPCRIYTLRGLRLETAKGFKKNVLYICEKVAVFCAHRVLPVSNSLCRQAVSLGLLDPKKAHVIGKGSSNGIDVSRFASMNEGALKHEKIRCQLGIPEDVPVIGFVGRLTKDKGIIELIKAYKVVKSAFPDVRLILIGRYEEGDPVPQNIREEIKSDKNIIQTGYVNDVAPYYRIMDCLAFPTHREGLGNVALEAAAAGVPVVGTLATGVVDAVIHGETGLLSPIGDVKALADNLIWVLKDENLRKRLGNAGRKYVEEHFQSEYIWQELKDFYLKVLVECGVAENNKEWGSLYNAAGEKYVKLQ; encoded by the coding sequence ATGATAAGAAGACCCAAAGTTATTCATATTGTAACTGCGGCTAGCAGTGTGGGTTTGATGCGCGGGCAGTTGGCTTATCTCAGGGAAGCAGGTTTTGATGTTTACGTAATTTCATCGCCTGGCGAAAAGCTTCAGATCGCTAAAAATAGAGAGAAGGTAAATGTATATGCTGTACCGATGGAGAGGGAAATATCACCTTTAAAAGATTTCGTTGCATTATGGAGATTGTTTCTATTAATGAGGCGGATTAAACCCGTTATTGTAAATGTGGGTACACCCAAAGCAGGATTGCTTGGGGGAATCGCTGCCTATCTGGCAAGGGTTCCCTGTAGAATATACACCCTTCGCGGCTTACGTTTGGAAACTGCGAAAGGGTTTAAGAAAAACGTGTTGTACATTTGTGAAAAGGTAGCTGTATTTTGCGCACACCGTGTGTTGCCTGTAAGTAACAGCCTTTGTAGGCAGGCTGTGTCACTTGGACTTTTAGACCCTAAAAAAGCCCATGTTATTGGCAAAGGAAGTAGTAATGGAATAGATGTTTCCCGATTTGCTTCCATGAATGAAGGGGCTTTAAAACACGAAAAAATACGTTGTCAACTTGGCATCCCTGAAGATGTGCCTGTTATTGGTTTTGTTGGGCGGCTTACAAAAGATAAAGGAATTATTGAATTAATCAAAGCTTATAAAGTTGTGAAATCGGCTTTTCCGGATGTAAGATTAATTTTGATTGGAAGGTATGAAGAAGGCGATCCTGTTCCGCAAAATATTCGAGAGGAAATAAAGTCGGATAAAAATATCATACAAACCGGATATGTTAACGATGTAGCACCTTATTACCGTATAATGGATTGCTTGGCATTTCCAACGCACAGGGAAGGTTTAGGTAACGTTGCATTAGAGGCTGCAGCAGCCGGGGTGCCTGTTGTAGGAACACTAGCAACCGGAGTTGTGGATGCGGTAATTCACGGGGAAACAGGTTTACTAAGCCCCATTGGTGATGTTAAAGCATTGGCTGATAATCTAATTTGGGTTTTAAAGGATGAAAACTTAAGAAAAAGGTTAGGCAACGCAGGACGTAAATATGTTGAAGAACACTTTCAATCAGAATATATTTGGCAAGAGCTCAAGGATTTTTATTTGAAAGTCTTGGTAGAATGCGGCGTTGCGGAGAATAACAAAGAATGGGGGAGTTTATATAACGCTGCTGGCGAAAAGTATGTGAAATTGCAATAA
- a CDS encoding HD domain-containing protein gives MRLASLLHDVGHGPFSHAGEELMPVNPEKF, from the coding sequence GTGCGCTTGGCAAGCCTTTTGCACGATGTCGGGCATGGCCCTTTTTCCCATGCCGGGGAGGAATTGATGCCTGTTAACCCGGAGAAATTTTAA
- a CDS encoding DegT/DnrJ/EryC1/StrS family aminotransferase: protein MNKLAIDGGMPVRAMPFAPWPYFAAGEITAAGDVLKSGKVNYWTGEEGREFEREFAAFTGCRYAVALANGTVALELALYALGIGPGDEVIVTSRTFIASATCAVMRGATPVMADVDPVSQNITAETIAIK from the coding sequence TTGAATAAACTTGCCATTGACGGGGGAATGCCCGTGCGTGCAATGCCCTTTGCCCCCTGGCCATATTTTGCCGCTGGTGAGATTACAGCGGCCGGTGACGTTCTAAAATCCGGCAAGGTGAACTACTGGACCGGGGAAGAGGGGCGGGAATTTGAAAGAGAGTTTGCCGCCTTTACCGGCTGCCGGTATGCCGTGGCCCTGGCCAACGGAACTGTGGCCTTGGAGCTGGCCCTTTATGCCCTGGGCATAGGCCCCGGTGATGAAGTTATTGTAACCAGCCGTACCTTCATTGCTTCAGCCACTTGCGCCGTAATGCGGGGAGCCACTCCGGTGATGGCCGATGTAGACCCTGTAAGCCAGAATATAACCGCTGAAACCATTGCAATTAAATAG
- a CDS encoding EpsG family protein encodes MFQAGNKIESTKNTISNRQFVDIAILYLYIFIAFGMCVILPEEQLSTALYYSAIILSAVFFAALAEKSKTTFEFKMYITLSFLILFLTFALRSYTAIDDPSYIRIFNDVTMYGWFYVFRTETIEPGYLILNNLISQFTSNYLYMQITTSFVPLFLFYRVFVKFRHIISLPMAIFLLITMLYFQMLAVGLLRMFIALGIVLNALPYIVQRNATKYVLLVLIAGFFHYSSLFMLLFAYFALKKDYLSKRVKRFLIIGFIATPFIFMGISKFLVPLMGERYAGYAMVNDFSFSILSFDTVPLLILLLLFYNKIDIKKLDYYKLFMSVFAVSFIVSFYSSMVSLGRLIFYANSAFFIAAPMACKALNRDSRRFFLYFLIIVYGFLYLYKTQFALDSHIPYLFPYHGLFIKI; translated from the coding sequence ATGTTTCAAGCTGGAAATAAAATTGAGAGCACTAAAAATACTATATCGAACAGGCAGTTCGTGGATATTGCTATTTTATATTTATATATTTTTATAGCGTTTGGGATGTGTGTTATTTTACCGGAGGAACAACTAAGCACTGCATTATATTATAGTGCGATTATTTTAAGTGCTGTGTTTTTTGCTGCTTTAGCTGAAAAATCTAAAACAACCTTCGAGTTTAAAATGTACATAACATTGTCGTTTTTAATTTTGTTTCTAACGTTTGCTTTAAGAAGTTACACGGCTATTGATGATCCTTCCTATATTAGAATTTTTAATGATGTTACTATGTATGGGTGGTTTTATGTCTTTCGGACGGAAACAATTGAACCGGGATACCTGATATTGAATAATTTAATATCGCAGTTTACAAGTAATTATTTATATATGCAAATAACCACTTCTTTTGTGCCATTGTTTCTTTTTTATCGGGTTTTTGTGAAGTTTAGACACATAATAAGTTTGCCAATGGCAATTTTTCTATTAATCACTATGTTATACTTTCAAATGCTTGCAGTGGGTTTATTGAGAATGTTTATTGCCTTAGGTATTGTTTTAAATGCCTTGCCTTATATTGTGCAAAGAAATGCGACAAAATATGTGTTGCTAGTTTTAATTGCCGGTTTTTTTCACTACTCATCGCTTTTTATGTTGTTGTTTGCTTACTTTGCATTAAAGAAAGATTATCTTTCAAAGAGAGTAAAGAGGTTTTTAATTATTGGATTTATTGCTACGCCTTTTATTTTTATGGGTATCTCGAAATTTTTAGTTCCACTTATGGGGGAGCGTTATGCAGGTTATGCTATGGTAAATGATTTTAGCTTTTCTATCTTAAGTTTTGACACGGTTCCATTGTTGATATTGCTGCTGTTATTTTATAATAAAATTGATATAAAAAAATTAGACTATTATAAACTTTTTATGTCGGTTTTTGCCGTATCCTTTATTGTGTCTTTTTATAGTAGTATGGTTTCACTAGGGAGATTGATTTTTTACGCAAATAGTGCCTTTTTTATAGCCGCTCCAATGGCTTGTAAAGCGTTAAATAGAGATTCCAGGAGGTTTTTTTTATATTTTTTGATAATTGTATATGGTTTTTTGTATTTGTATAAAACGCAATTTGCATTGGATAGTCATATACCATATCTTTTTCCGTATCATGGTTTGTTTATCAAAATTTAA
- a CDS encoding glycosyltransferase family 4 protein, which produces MKAVFAHDTILYKNNPNEYYTNGNLPYEVFQRYLQHFDELTVISRCQDISTLESTKGLKLSSGPNVSFVPVPSLSNPKAMLFKRNKAQKILFDEISKADALIARVSLTGRLAIQVAERLKKPWAVEVVGCSWDALWNYGNWKGKVYAPYAELQNKALIRRAPFVLYVTKEFLQKRYPSNGKTVACSDVELPFTSDDVLQMRLVRIKNKPSPLKIGLIGSMSAKYKGIDVALKALYNAKKELPPFEFHILGSGNAEPFKEIARKLGLSEITYFCGTLPGGNPVLNWLDNIDLYIQPSLTEGLPRALIEAMSRGCPALGSTAGGIPELLDESCLHKPGDSNALSEAILKSVNNHEWLEQQARRNFITASDYTKDKIDKARYDFWSEFAQYVKSLNKRKAGEINLN; this is translated from the coding sequence ATGAAAGCCGTATTTGCCCATGACACTATCTTATACAAAAACAATCCAAACGAATACTATACCAACGGCAACCTTCCTTACGAAGTATTCCAACGGTATCTGCAGCACTTTGATGAACTAACCGTTATCTCAAGATGCCAAGATATTTCTACACTTGAATCCACAAAAGGCCTAAAACTTTCAAGCGGGCCAAATGTGTCCTTTGTTCCAGTGCCATCCCTTAGTAACCCCAAGGCTATGCTATTTAAGCGAAATAAAGCGCAAAAAATATTGTTCGATGAGATTAGCAAGGCCGATGCGCTTATTGCCCGGGTTAGTTTAACCGGAAGATTGGCCATTCAAGTGGCGGAGCGATTAAAAAAGCCATGGGCCGTGGAGGTGGTTGGTTGCTCATGGGATGCATTGTGGAATTATGGCAACTGGAAAGGGAAAGTTTATGCACCCTATGCAGAGTTGCAAAATAAAGCATTAATTCGCCGTGCACCCTTTGTATTATACGTAACTAAAGAATTCTTACAAAAGCGTTATCCCTCGAACGGTAAAACAGTTGCCTGCTCAGATGTGGAGTTGCCCTTTACTTCTGATGATGTGCTTCAAATGAGACTTGTGCGCATTAAAAATAAACCATCACCTCTTAAGATTGGCTTAATTGGGTCCATGTCCGCTAAATATAAAGGTATTGACGTGGCTTTGAAAGCATTGTATAACGCAAAAAAGGAATTGCCTCCCTTTGAGTTTCATATTCTTGGGAGTGGTAATGCCGAACCTTTTAAGGAGATTGCCCGCAAACTTGGTTTATCTGAAATTACATATTTTTGTGGTACATTACCCGGGGGGAATCCCGTTTTAAATTGGTTGGATAATATAGATCTCTATATTCAACCCAGCTTAACAGAAGGATTGCCACGGGCATTAATTGAGGCTATGAGCAGGGGTTGTCCTGCATTGGGGTCCACGGCGGGTGGTATACCTGAATTACTGGACGAATCATGCCTGCATAAACCGGGTGATAGTAACGCATTATCCGAGGCGATTCTAAAAAGCGTAAATAACCACGAATGGTTGGAACAACAGGCCAGGCGAAACTTTATCACTGCATCGGATTACACAAAGGACAAGATAGATAAGGCTAGATATGATTTTTGGAGTGAATTTGCACAATATGTTAAGAGTTTGAACAAACGAAAGGCAGGCGAGATTAACTTAAATTGA